A stretch of DNA from Phycisphaerae bacterium:
CGACGGGCAGGGCGCGAGCCGCCACCGGCGGGGGATGAGGATGTCGTTGAGATGGTCAATGGCGATCGGCTGCGCGGCGTAATGGCCGGCGCTGAGAAGGGCATCCTGCGGCTGTCTGAGGGGGGCGACGAGCGGCCACTCGCCTGGGAAAAGATCCAGACCGTCGCCCTGGCCGCGGCCAAGCGCGGTGAGCCCGCCGGTCTCTCGGCCGACATACGATTGTGCGACGGCTCGCGATTCATGTCGCCGAAGTTCAATTGGAAAGTCGGCGAGTTGCACGCTTCATTCGCAAGCATGGAAAACCTGGTCATCCCTGACAAGCTGCTCATCGCCATTGAAGTCAACGGCGGTCGGCGCAAATGGCTCAGCGATCTGCCCGTCGAAAAGTACGAAGCCGCTCCTTATTTTGAAACGCAGTGGGGCTACCGAATCGACCAAAACGTACTCGGCGGCCCGCTTGTGCTGGCGGGGCGAACCTATCGCTGCGGCGTCGGTCTGCACTCGGCCTGCCGTATCACCTGGAATTTGGGCGGCGCATACCAGCGCTTGACCGCCCTCGTCGGCATCGACGATTCGGCGGGTCCTCATGCCGACGCCGACGTGATCATCCGCCTGGACGACCGCGAAGTGCTGGTCCTCCACGGTCTGCGGTTTGGTGAAGCGCCGCGTACGATCGACCTGCCCGTCACCGGGGGCGACCGCCTGACTATCGAAGTTGGCTTCGGCAAACGCGGCGACGTACAGGATCGTGTGAATGTTGCGAATGCGGCGCTGATTCGGAAGTAGGCGGAAACTAATTCAGCGTAGGAACTCTTGTCATCAATTCATGTCCGGCCTTTTCGACGGAACTCCGCTTGAGCGACCAGTGACCTGCGAACGGTGCGGGCAGGGGGTCCAGCAGTGTCGCTGCCCGCGCGGGGCGGATGGAAAGGTGCTTTTGCCGAAGCACCAGCCTGCGCGGGTGAGCCGCGAGCGGCGGGGAGGCGGGAAGATGGTCACAATCATCAGCGGCCTCGACGCTCGCGCGACCGACCTGCCGGCGATGCTCAAGACGTTTAAGGCGAAGTAGGGTGCCGGCGGCACGATCAGCGAGGGGCGGATCGAATTGCAGGGAGACCATCGGGACAAGATGGTCGGAATTCTCCGGGAACTGGGCTATCCGGCCAAGCCATCGGGCGGCTGAGATTTTTGCGTTGTCGTCGACGATTTTTCTTGCGACTTAGCAATCACTTCGAGAACGGCATTTGCGGCGTTTTTGAGTTGTGCGTCCGTTGCGGACGCCGCGCATTGGCGGGCGGCCTGGGCGGCGAGCGCGGTGTTGTTATTTTCGAGGGCGAGGCGGGCGAGGAGGTAAAGACCGGCGGGAGAGTTGCGCTGATCGGAAGGAAGGACTTCGAGGGCGAGTTGGACCATGCGGAGCCATTCGAGGCGATTGGTAGTGGGAACTGTGGGGGAACTAGGGGGTCCCAAGATCTCGGGAGGAGCATTAATCTCGTTTTCAACGAATGCCAGATATGCAATGGCCCAATTTGCGAAGGACCGGGGCGCGCATTTTTCAGGCAGCGGAGCGGCATATCGTACGGCGTGGTCGCCGTCGTGAGTCAGGGCGAGCGACCATACCAGCCAGGACCAGCGTTCAGGTTCAGGGATAGAGTCCCCTTTGTATGCGCGCCACAGAGCGACGAGTTCCCGGAACTGCCCCGCTCGCTGCAGCGCTTCGTGCAGACCGATCATCGCATCGCGGTTGTCGGGGTCTTTCGTGAGGATGGCGCGAAATTCGGTTTGGGCCTCGGTGTTGCGACCGGTGGTCATCCAGAGGGCGGCGCGATTGAGGCGGGCGGAGGTGTTGTTGGCATCCATCTCGATAAGCCGGTTGTAGAGGGCCTCGGCCTCGACGGCGTTGCCCGACCGTGCCTCAACGACGCCGAGGTTGAGCAGGGCGGCCTGGTCGTTGGGGTTGAGTTCGAGGATAGCGAGCAGGTGCGGTTTTGCCTCGGTCCATTCCTCCCGCTTCATCAGCAAGACCGCCAGCGAGAGCAGGCTGTCGCGGTGGAAGGGGTTGATACCGACGGCGCGGCGGTAGGCGGCGAGGGCGGCGTCCCATTCGGCGGTCTTTTCGAAGCTCTTGGCGAGGGCTACGACGGTGGGGAGATTGCCGGGCTGATCATCGAGGATGCGGCGGTAGTAGTCGCGGGCTTCGTCATGCCGGCCGACTTCGTCGAGCACGCGGGCGAGGGCGTGGCGCACGAAGACATCACTTCCTCCCAATCGGGCGGCGGCATAAGACAGCTCTTTCTCGGCGCGCGGCCAATCTTTCCTGTGGCGATAAACCTCGCCGGCACGGAGGGCGAGCCCGGGGTCGTCCGGCCAGCGGCGGCGCCCTTCCTGGACGATACGCAGGGCCCCATCCAAGTCTCCCGCATGGGTGTATGAGCGGGCGACTTCGTAGTACGCGTCGACGCTGTCGGGGAAGACTTCGAGTGTGCGATGTGCCTGGGCGACCATGTTCTTCCAGTAGCCGGCCTGGCGCCAGCCGATTTGCAAATAGACCGCGACGAGCGCGAGGATTGCGGTCCCGAACAGCGCGGTTGCGGGGAGGAGCGACCATTTCCTGTGGAGGGCGTCGAAGACCTGGACGACTGCGGCGGCAAGCGCGAGGTGCAGGCCGAGCATCGGCAGGTACATGTAGCGGTCAGCGGTCAGGAAGGTGCGCGCGGCGACGGCGGCGAGGAAGGGCGCGATCAGGAGCAGGAACAGCACGAGTCCGACGTAGGCGAGACGGCATCGTCGCCGCGACCAGAGGAGCAGTGCGAACAATGCCGCCCATTCGGCGAGGGCAATGGCGACAGGGAGGGAGAGAAAGGGGACGCGATGGGGCGGTGGTGCCCAGGCGGAAAGACGCGCAGGCCAGAGGTAGTTTTCGAAATAATAGCGACTGGCGATCAGGATGCGGACGGGGATGCTGGTCGTGGCTTCGGCCTGTGTGTCCTCGAAGAAACCCATTTCATGCGTCGCCCTGACAGCGAGCGTCGTGCCGGCCGCGCCGATGACGAGGAGGATCGCGTACACGAGCCAGGCGCGGCGCGTCAGGCGGCCGCGAAATTGGACGTCGCACCAGGCCGCGGCGAGCGGCACGCTGGGTAACATTTTGCTGAGGACGGAACCGAGCCATGCGGCGATCGCAAGGATGGCCCAGCGACCTTCGTGACCGGGGCGGCGGGATAGGCATACGAGAATGAGGGCGAGCGAAAACGTCGCGGTGAGCAGGACCATTCGGCCGGTGATCCAGGCGACCGGCTCCATGGCGAAGGGATGGCAGGCGAAGAGGAGGCCGGCGACGAGCGCGACGCGGCGGCAGCGGGCGAGGCGGAGGACGATGAGGAAGGCCATCGCCGCGTTGAGCGTGTGCAGGGCGATATTGGTGACGTGGAACGTCCACGTGCTGACGGGAAACCGGCCGGCGACGTCGGGGCCGGCAAGGGCGTAGTCGAGCATGAGCGAGAGCATCGGAATCGGCTGGTAGAGGTCGCTGTGGACCATCGTGACGAGGTTCCACGCGTTGCGCCAGGAGGGGTGATTGATGAAGACGTGCTCGACGACAAAGTAGCGGTCGTCACCGTAGAGGAATTCGCCGTGGCGGGAGGGCCAGCCGAAGGCGAAGGCGAGCGCGGCGACGAGGAGAAGACCACCAAGCGTCAACCAACGCGAGCGATCATGCAATGTGTCGTCATTGATCATTGTCATGGCTGGATCGGCATGCGGCTGGACCTGGGGGCGGAGGTTGTCGGTCGGGTGCCGGCGTCTTCGATTCTTCGGTAGAGATCCTCGGCGGCTTCGCCCCAGCCGCCGCCTTTTTCGCTTTGCATAAGCTGCGAGAGAACGGCACGGGCGGCATCGGTCTGCCGGTCGTAGAGGAAGGCGTTGGCCAGGGCGAAATGAACGGCGGGGGAGTCGCGGAGGGGGTCGGGGAGATTGAGCAGGGCGAGTCGAATGATGCGGGCCTGTTGGAGGGAAGCATGGGTGACCGATGGATCAGCGGAGAACTTGCTCAAGATGTCCTTGAAGTCTTGCGTGCGGTTTTCGCGGAGGGCGAGGTAGGCGAGGGCCCAGTCGGTGAATGGGCGATCGCGTGATTCGGAAGCGATCGTTGTTGCCGCACGTTGTGCAGATTCGGAATTGCCGGCAAGGGCCTCGGACCAAACGATCCACGGTTGTACGCCGGCGGTGCCCGCGGCCGCGACTTTTCGCCAATGGGCGGGCAGCTCCGGCTCGCGATGCTGCTGCTGGAGCAGTTCGTGGAGACCGACCGCGGCGTCGTAGTGATCGGGGTGCGCAGCGAGGACGGCGCGGTAGTCAGCTTCGGCCTCTGCGGGGCGATTGAGCTGACCCAATAGGGCGGCGCGATTGAGGCGAGGTGTTGACGCCGCGGGGTCGCGTGCGAGCAGGCGGTCATAAATAGTGAGGGCTTCCGTCGGGCGATTGGTTCGGGCAAGGATGACGCCGAGGTTGAGGAGGGCGGCGGGGTCGTTGGGGTCGAGTCGCAGGATGGATTGCAGCGACCACTCTGCATCCGGCCAGTCTTTCTGGCGGATGCGGAGCACGGCGAGGGATAAGAGCGCGTCGCGATCGTGGGGGTTGATGGTGATCGCGCGCTCGTAGGCCTCGATGGCGGCGGGGATATTGCCGGATTTTTCGTGATTGCGTGCGAGGGCGACGAGGGCAGGGAAATAACTCGCATGCTGGTCAAGAATATCGGTGTAGAGCGCGCGAGCTCGGGCGGCCTCGCCCATGTCGTCGTAGGTACGGGCAAGGTAGTAGAGCGTCCAAAGGTGATGCGGAAGACCGGCGGCGGCGCGGCTGAGTTCCCCGGCGGCGGCGGACCATTGCTTTTTGAGGCGATGGGCTTCGCCGGCGACACCGGCGAGGCGCGGGTGGTCCGGCCAGCGCGTGCGGGCCTTGGCGATGGTGATGAGGGCTTCGTCGGGCAGTTTCTCGATGACGTAGGCCTTGGCGAGTTCGACGTGGGCAAGGACATTGTCACCGTAAACGTCGAGGGCTCGCTGGTTTCGCGTAACGTTGGTGGACCAAGTGGGACCGAGTCGCCAGCCGACGATGAACCACGCGATCAGGCAGGCCGTCGCCGGGATCATCGTCGGAAGCGCAGCGGTGACGGGTCCCAACCGTCGGCGCAGCGCGTCAAAGACAGCGATGGCGGCGGACGCAACGGCGAGGTGCAGACCGACGATGGGGAGGTACATGTAACGGTCGGCTGCGAGGAAGCGGCGGGCGACGGATGCGGCGAGGAAGGGGGCGATGAGGATGAGGAAGAGGACGAGACCGAGGCAGATCGTGCGTTGGCGTCGCCAGGTGAGGGCGATGAGGATGAGCAGGGCGGCGTATTCGACGAGTGCGATGAGGACGGCGGGCGACGCCAGGTTGTGTCCTTGGGGCGGCGGCGACCAACCGGCGAGGCGGTTGGGCCAGACATAGCTTTCGAGGTAGTAGCGACCGGCGAGGAGGATGCGGATCGGGACAGGGTCGGCGGGTTCGGCCTGCATGGCGTCGATGAACCCGGCCTCGCTCGTCGCGCGATAGACGAACCAGGTTGCGGCGGCGGTGATCAGGATGAGAAGCGCGTAGATGGAACGCCTTCGTGGTGGAATTGAACCGTTGAGTCGCCAATCGCACCACATAGCGGCGATGGGGACAGTCGGTAGCACTTTGGATCCGAGCGCGAGGAGCCACGCAAGCGTGGACGCGATGGGCGATCGACCGAACGGTAACTCGAGGAGCAGGATTAGCGAAAAGAGAGTGGCCAGGAGGATCGTGCGTCCGCTGATCCAGGCTACGGGCTCGACGGCGAAGGGGTGGCACGCGAAGAATAGTGCAGTGAGCAGTCCGATGCGGCGGTCCCGGCGCGCCGGGACGAGGCGGGACGCGACAAGGAAGACGAGCGCGGCGTTGGCGGCGTGGAGGAGGATGTTGGTGAGATGGAAGCCGTAGAGGCTGACGCCGTGCGTCGAATCGGGGCTCGGCTTGGCGAGGGCGTAGTTGAGTTGGAAGGAGAGGACGGGGAGCGGTTGGTAAAGATCGCCGTGGACAATGGTAAGGAGTCGGGCGGCGTTGGCGAGCGACGGGTGGTTGACGTAGACGTGATTCAGGGCGAGGCGTTCGTCGTCACCGGCGATGTAGCCGCCAAGCCGCGTGGGCCAGCCGAAGGCGAGGGCGACGAGGGCGACGAAGAGCATGCCGGCGACAGTGCTGGTGTACGTTACGCGGTGCGCCGGAACATTGGGAGGCGCCAATACACTAGGCGACGGCATGAGCGGATGATAGGCTCATGGCAGAGAATTCGGAATGCGGAATTCGGAATGCGGAATGGCAGAAAGTATCGCACGACATCAAGTGATTGAGACGAGGCATGGGTCGCTGGTGTTTGGCGGGCGATGCCTGGTGATGGGCATCTTAAACGTGACGCCGGATAGCTTCAGTGACGGCGGGCTTTATGGGGATCCCGTGGCGGCGATTGCACATGGGCGGCGGATGGCGGCGGAGGGGGCGGATGTCATCGATGTCGGAGGGGAGTCGACGCGACCGGGGTCGGAGCCGGTGAATGATGACGTGCAAATCGAGCGGGTCGTGCCGGTGATACGGGGGCTGCGGGGCGAAGGCGTTGATTCGCCGATTTCGATCGACACGCGGTCGGCGGCAGTGGCAGCCGCGGCGCTGGAGGCGGGAGCGGACATCGTGAACGACGTGTCGGGGGCGCGGGACGATCCGGAAATGGCGGAGCTGCTCGCGCGAGAGGGCGCGGCCTTCGTGGTGATGCACATGAAGGGGACGCCGGCGACGATGCAGATCGCGCCGCAGTATGACGATGTGGTCGCGGAGGTGGGGGCGTTTTTCAGCGAGCGCGCGGCGACGCTGGAGGCGACCGGCGTCGACACGTCAAAGATGATCGTCGATCCGGGAATCGGATTTGGAAAGACGACAGAGCACAATCTGAGGCTCCTGCGCGAGATCGGGCGGTTCGTTGGACGGTGGCCGGTGCTGGTGGGGGCGTCGAGGAAGCGGTTCATCCGGGAGGTGGTGGGCGCAGACGGCATCCTGGCGGGAACAGTGGCGGTGGCGATGCACTGCGCGCTGGCGGGGGTGGGGATGGTCCGGGTGCATGATGTGGGACCGATTCGGAGGTTGGTTGAATCAGTCGCGTGACGATGCTGGGGCCGGGGTTGAGTGCTGCACAATCGCATCACGCCGTACTCGAGCAATGAGTGCGAACAACAAAATTGTGCAGGCGATCATAACGAAGGCCTGGAATGCGGGGCCGGGAATGCCGAGGGATTTCGCCGCTTCGTAGGGTTCGCTGTAGGTCTGCTGGCCCCAAAGGATAGAGCGCGGGAGGCCCCAGCTCGGCAGCGTGTAGGTCAAAAGGTCAATCCACCAGAGGCCCAACGTGATTAGAATGGGACGGGCGATGCGGCCTCCCGGCGCGCCGGGACGGGTCCACAGCAGTATCGTGGCTATGACGGCGACACAGAAGGTGCTCATCGCGCCCGCCAGAGACATCAGGGCTTCGCCGACTGGGGAAGTAATGCCGACCACTTCGCATGCTCCATAACGGCCGGACCATCCCAGGAATTGAATTTCCGGCCAGACGCGAAAGGCGAGGATTTCGACTTGGGTGATTCGGCCGCCAAACAGGACACCCATCAGACCGTGACCGATCAGTTCGTGGCAAAGCACACCCAAGGGGTAGAAGAGTAGCGTAAGCGAGACGTATTGGAGGGCGATCTTGGCGAAACGGGTTTTCATTTCACAGGCTGGCACGCCGTGTCATGTGGGCGTGCCTCAATGCACAGGGGCATGACCGCCGGCGGTGTAACTTCAGCGGCGAACGGTGTCTGTCACTATGATAACAGCGCAGGGGCTGCGGGCGGTCGCTTGGCCCTTGAGGTTTTGTCGCTGCACGGCGACACGCGCTTATGGCAATTCGTTGTTGGTACTCGCTGGTTCTTGCAACCACGCTGGTAACTTCGCCGGCGTTGGCCGGCGATCCTCCCATCAATCCCGATGAGGAGTTTCCGGGTAACCGGTACGTGAAGGTCCGCCTGGCGCTGGAGGAGACGGCGCTGACGCCGGGTAAGGGCGGTCATCTCGGGGTGATTTTTGATATTTCGAAGGACTGGCATGTTTATTGGCGGTATGCGGGCGATTCGGGGTTGCCGCCGAGGGTCGATTTCAAGCTTCCATCGGGCGTGACGATTGGGGCCGCGCTGTGGCCGGCGCCGAAACGTCACGTTGAACCCGGCGATCTGGTGGATTACATCTTTGAGAATCAACTGGTGTTGATGTATCCGATCACGGTATCGGAAGGAGCCGTTTTGGGATCGAAGGCCGCGATCCGGGCGGACGTAGATTGGCTGGTGTGCCGCGATGTCTGTGTTCCGGGACGGGCGACGGCGACGGCCGAGTTCGGTATCGCGTCAAGTTCCAAGGTGTCGC
This window harbors:
- a CDS encoding protein-disulfide reductase DsbD domain-containing protein encodes the protein MAIRCWYSLVLATTLVTSPALAGDPPINPDEEFPGNRYVKVRLALEETALTPGKGGHLGVIFDISKDWHVYWRYAGDSGLPPRVDFKLPSGVTIGAALWPAPKRHVEPGDLVDYIFENQLVLMYPITVSEGAVLGSKAAIRADVDWLVCRDVCVPGRATATAEFGIASSSKVSPEAAIFANARARHPVAEGRTAPYTAEWSGRNLVIKFKGARRLVFCPYENDAGVYPDNMHRDGEVKSDTLRISYPEEVQTLKTIRGLLAVERDGKETFHEVQAAPPES
- a CDS encoding tetratricopeptide repeat protein, which produces MPSPSVLAPPNVPAHRVTYTSTVAGMLFVALVALAFGWPTRLGGYIAGDDERLALNHVYVNHPSLANAARLLTIVHGDLYQPLPVLSFQLNYALAKPSPDSTHGVSLYGFHLTNILLHAANAALVFLVASRLVPARRDRRIGLLTALFFACHPFAVEPVAWISGRTILLATLFSLILLLELPFGRSPIASTLAWLLALGSKVLPTVPIAAMWCDWRLNGSIPPRRRSIYALLILITAAATWFVYRATSEAGFIDAMQAEPADPVPIRILLAGRYYLESYVWPNRLAGWSPPPQGHNLASPAVLIALVEYAALLILIALTWRRQRTICLGLVLFLILIAPFLAASVARRFLAADRYMYLPIVGLHLAVASAAIAVFDALRRRLGPVTAALPTMIPATACLIAWFIVGWRLGPTWSTNVTRNQRALDVYGDNVLAHVELAKAYVIEKLPDEALITIAKARTRWPDHPRLAGVAGEAHRLKKQWSAAAGELSRAAAGLPHHLWTLYYLARTYDDMGEAARARALYTDILDQHASYFPALVALARNHEKSGNIPAAIEAYERAITINPHDRDALLSLAVLRIRQKDWPDAEWSLQSILRLDPNDPAALLNLGVILARTNRPTEALTIYDRLLARDPAASTPRLNRAALLGQLNRPAEAEADYRAVLAAHPDHYDAAVGLHELLQQQHREPELPAHWRKVAAAGTAGVQPWIVWSEALAGNSESAQRAATTIASESRDRPFTDWALAYLALRENRTQDFKDILSKFSADPSVTHASLQQARIIRLALLNLPDPLRDSPAVHFALANAFLYDRQTDAARAVLSQLMQSEKGGGWGEAAEDLYRRIEDAGTRPTTSAPRSSRMPIQP
- a CDS encoding tetratricopeptide repeat protein; the encoded protein is MTMINDDTLHDRSRWLTLGGLLLVAALAFAFGWPSRHGEFLYGDDRYFVVEHVFINHPSWRNAWNLVTMVHSDLYQPIPMLSLMLDYALAGPDVAGRFPVSTWTFHVTNIALHTLNAAMAFLIVLRLARCRRVALVAGLLFACHPFAMEPVAWITGRMVLLTATFSLALILVCLSRRPGHEGRWAILAIAAWLGSVLSKMLPSVPLAAAWCDVQFRGRLTRRAWLVYAILLVIGAAGTTLAVRATHEMGFFEDTQAEATTSIPVRILIASRYYFENYLWPARLSAWAPPPHRVPFLSLPVAIALAEWAALFALLLWSRRRCRLAYVGLVLFLLLIAPFLAAVAARTFLTADRYMYLPMLGLHLALAAAVVQVFDALHRKWSLLPATALFGTAILALVAVYLQIGWRQAGYWKNMVAQAHRTLEVFPDSVDAYYEVARSYTHAGDLDGALRIVQEGRRRWPDDPGLALRAGEVYRHRKDWPRAEKELSYAAARLGGSDVFVRHALARVLDEVGRHDEARDYYRRILDDQPGNLPTVVALAKSFEKTAEWDAALAAYRRAVGINPFHRDSLLSLAVLLMKREEWTEAKPHLLAILELNPNDQAALLNLGVVEARSGNAVEAEALYNRLIEMDANNTSARLNRAALWMTTGRNTEAQTEFRAILTKDPDNRDAMIGLHEALQRAGQFRELVALWRAYKGDSIPEPERWSWLVWSLALTHDGDHAVRYAAPLPEKCAPRSFANWAIAYLAFVENEINAPPEILGPPSSPTVPTTNRLEWLRMVQLALEVLPSDQRNSPAGLYLLARLALENNNTALAAQAARQCAASATDAQLKNAANAVLEVIAKSQEKSSTTTQKSQPPDGLAG
- a CDS encoding NPCBM/NEW2 domain-containing protein; translation: MSVTPIGNSPINGRIVSWDFPGDLFIAIDGGKDSHFNATDVDNVQPLAACTAAIPRGPKTASAPVAPADWIVRLADSSQVLGNISGGDDERLLLHNADFGEIELPIERIDRLWRRAGREPPPAGDEDVVEMVNGDRLRGVMAGAEKGILRLSEGGDERPLAWEKIQTVALAAAKRGEPAGLSADIRLCDGSRFMSPKFNWKVGELHASFASMENLVIPDKLLIAIEVNGGRRKWLSDLPVEKYEAAPYFETQWGYRIDQNVLGGPLVLAGRTYRCGVGLHSACRITWNLGGAYQRLTALVGIDDSAGPHADADVIIRLDDREVLVLHGLRFGEAPRTIDLPVTGGDRLTIEVGFGKRGDVQDRVNVANAALIRK
- the folP gene encoding dihydropteroate synthase → MAESIARHQVIETRHGSLVFGGRCLVMGILNVTPDSFSDGGLYGDPVAAIAHGRRMAAEGADVIDVGGESTRPGSEPVNDDVQIERVVPVIRGLRGEGVDSPISIDTRSAAVAAAALEAGADIVNDVSGARDDPEMAELLAREGAAFVVMHMKGTPATMQIAPQYDDVVAEVGAFFSERAATLEATGVDTSKMIVDPGIGFGKTTEHNLRLLREIGRFVGRWPVLVGASRKRFIREVVGADGILAGTVAVAMHCALAGVGMVRVHDVGPIRRLVESVA